In Armatimonadota bacterium, the following proteins share a genomic window:
- a CDS encoding caspase family protein: protein GHAFSVSSAVYSADGRRILTSAWDHTARVWDAGTGRELMKLEGHSWGVPSAVYSADGRRILTSSWDKTARVWDAGTGRELMKLEGHSDDVNSAVYSADGRRILTSSRDKTARVWDAGTGRELMKLEGHSGRVFSAVYSADGRRILTSSWDHTARVWDAGTGRELMMLEGHSHFVSSAVYSADGRRILTSSWDQTSRIWDSVTGKQLCSLISFTDGTWAVVDPDGRYDASNGGDIQGLHWVYSDPKNHILEPIELSQFKDLYYDPGLLAKKLGFSPEKPRQVPDIKSVKLFPTAKATLSSNHQSAHVEIAEQAGGGIGAYKVFLNGSQIFEGKAPPGVKKHTLDLDLRPYSKRLIPKDDLAKGQSNKLEVFAYNGANSLSSRGVEVEVPAPATKGGPPKLFIVAAGCSDYEGEALDLKYAAKDAVDFAKALTFASTNLLGADRVETTILATGKAVTGYEEASNENIRSLLTALKSKASATDTVVLYLSGHGVARAGEDSDYYYLTKESGLANLDRPETRSQLAISGKELADLLAAIPANKKVLILDTCASGAAAPDLTKGQDVGSDIKRAWERLKDHAGVYVLAGCAASSVSYEATNVRQGLLTYSLLEPLNKVDPQVLKLTPEGSYQLEVLPWLSYSEQRVGELIQQLQLSGSQKPELKPAARAQSFPVGQLSKSDAGKITLEQPKKVVLMRDFENAEREDPLRLSFAMDEALTKASAEGAYGMIYWPTVRDHPTAHVLRGEYLEKDGVVSLKVFVQAYVTGADGQKSRKTVKEFSVAGSKDKLAELCKTVLAQAGKELWAPNPTASKVSLR from the coding sequence GGTCATGCGTTTTCGGTAAGTTCCGCTGTTTATTCGGCTGACGGAAGGCGAATCCTGACTTCGGCCTGGGACCATACCGCCCGAGTCTGGGATGCCGGGACGGGCAGAGAGCTGATGAAGCTAGAGGGCCACTCCTGGGGCGTCCCTTCAGCTGTCTATTCGGCCGACGGAAGGCGAATCCTGACTTCGTCCTGGGACAAGACCGCCCGAGTCTGGGATGCAGGAACGGGCAGAGAGCTGATGAAGCTAGAGGGCCACTCCGACGATGTCAATTCCGCTGTCTATTCGGCTGACGGAAGGCGAATCCTAACTTCGTCCCGGGACAAGACCGCCCGAGTCTGGGATGCAGGAACGGGCAGAGAGCTGATGAAGCTAGAGGGCCACTCCGGGCGCGTCTTTTCCGCTGTCTATTCGGCCGACGGAAGGCGAATCCTAACATCGTCCTGGGACCATACCGCCCGAGTCTGGGATGCAGGAACGGGCAGAGAGCTGATGATGCTGGAGGGCCACTCCCACTTTGTCAGCTCCGCTGTCTATTCGGCCGACGGAAGGCGAATCCTGACTTCGTCCTGGGACCAGACCAGCCGCATTTGGGACTCAGTTACGGGTAAGCAACTCTGTTCCCTAATCTCCTTCACCGACGGCACCTGGGCCGTCGTGGACCCCGATGGCCGCTACGACGCCAGCAACGGAGGCGACATTCAGGGCCTTCATTGGGTGTATTCCGACCCCAAGAACCACATCCTCGAACCCATCGAGCTCAGCCAGTTCAAAGACCTCTACTACGATCCCGGTCTTCTGGCAAAGAAGCTAGGCTTCAGCCCAGAGAAGCCCCGGCAGGTGCCGGACATCAAGTCCGTTAAGCTCTTCCCAACGGCGAAAGCCACACTCAGTTCAAACCACCAAAGCGCCCACGTGGAGATCGCCGAGCAAGCCGGCGGAGGGATCGGCGCATACAAGGTCTTCCTGAACGGATCGCAGATCTTTGAAGGCAAGGCGCCGCCGGGAGTCAAGAAGCACACCCTCGACCTCGATCTCAGGCCCTATTCCAAGCGCCTTATCCCGAAGGACGACCTCGCCAAAGGCCAAAGCAACAAACTGGAGGTCTTCGCCTATAACGGCGCCAACTCGCTCTCCAGTCGAGGGGTCGAGGTAGAGGTCCCAGCTCCCGCAACCAAAGGCGGTCCCCCCAAGCTCTTTATCGTGGCTGCCGGGTGCTCGGACTATGAGGGTGAGGCCCTCGACCTCAAATACGCCGCCAAAGACGCCGTCGACTTCGCCAAAGCGCTCACGTTTGCCTCAACCAATCTTCTCGGCGCAGACCGCGTAGAGACCACGATCCTCGCCACCGGAAAGGCCGTCACCGGCTATGAGGAAGCCAGCAATGAGAACATTCGTTCATTGCTCACTGCCCTGAAGTCGAAGGCAAGCGCCACGGACACGGTCGTGCTCTACCTTTCGGGCCATGGCGTTGCCCGAGCCGGCGAGGACTCGGACTACTACTATCTGACCAAGGAATCGGGTCTTGCCAACCTCGACCGACCTGAAACCCGGTCCCAGCTTGCCATCTCGGGCAAGGAGCTCGCCGATTTGCTGGCTGCTATCCCCGCCAACAAGAAGGTCCTGATCCTGGACACCTGCGCGTCGGGCGCGGCCGCTCCCGACTTGACCAAAGGGCAGGATGTGGGATCGGACATCAAGCGCGCGTGGGAGCGGCTCAAGGACCATGCGGGCGTCTATGTCCTGGCGGGATGCGCTGCAAGCTCGGTCAGCTATGAGGCGACCAACGTGCGTCAAGGACTACTCACGTATAGCCTCCTGGAGCCTTTGAACAAAGTGGATCCCCAGGTGCTGAAACTCACGCCGGAGGGAAGCTACCAGCTCGAGGTTTTGCCATGGCTCAGCTACAGCGAGCAGCGCGTGGGAGAACTGATCCAACAGCTTCAGCTCAGCGGCAGCCAGAAACCGGAGCTCAAGCCGGCGGCGAGAGCCCAGTCGTTTCCGGTTGGGCAACTCTCAAAGTCGGACGCGGGGAAGATCACCTTGGAACAGCCCAAAAAGGTGGTCCTGATGCGGGACTTTGAGAATGCGGAACGCGAGGACCCCCTGAGGCTTTCTTTTGCCATGGATGAGGCCCTAACCAAAGCCAGCGCCGAAGGGGCCTACGGCATGATCTACTGGCCCACGGTCCGCGACCACCCGACCGCCCACGTCTTGCGAGGTGAGTATTTAGAAAAGGACGGGGTCGTCTCGCTCAAGGTGTTCGTGCAGGCCTATGTGACGGGTGCAGACGGCCAGAAGTCCCGCAAGACGGTGAAGGAGTTCAGCGTGGCCGGTTCAAAGGACAAGCTCGCCGAGCTATGCAAGACCGTACTTGCTCAGGCAGGAAAAGAGCTGTGGGCTCCGAATCCAACCGCATCCAAGGTGTCGCTTCGATGA
- a CDS encoding caspase family protein, with product MTKTCLLAVAAAITAGVSLFGGSAENAPVANRYALLVGISDYSKGTNPKDGWRSLNTGPDLVHLRRVLEESYGFQNLLVLENSQATQEEIKKAFRSQLIENAKKAAPGSSFVFYYTGHGHQVWNQKDGEPGRDAEPDDKDECLVTWVSAAGQSKPDAERLNEMYLRDDDLNALLRELSAATGGKSSITVILDSCHSGTGAKGFAEQKGRAWSDAFDPPRPPELGADPSAHGPLATPQGSQDGEQSGWSTEEGLPKGVVFVSGCESGQFSYMMDDKAEGSVMTYFLCQALTEAAIPTAAASNAPALDEVTYRSIHEWVQPRVTGKMPAQWPQVEGPIDTPIFGDGKPIASRPYLLATKATGTNPITLTFASGKLRGVTEGSTYTLFKPGSNVDAPANRIAEVKIIPGSVGMFESQATVVRFTGPPLEAAKMVSARAMPKEIALPLRPLAVSLAKSDPRFEAIANLPFVRAETTEGKGDVALASVGGKKVWQRSTGMTLLEDSADLEAITARLLAEWRWQELTRLASGPNAPRVKVRLVRVKPGMPRVETGEVVGPDLILPSSAEPGGVETLLEGDEAYVVCENRSFKPLHVALLYLLVDGSIRVYPDPARGVFDIQIEGDGKPRRIAFLRNAGHYLTPNKVDREVFKLIASEKYIDLTGVAYEASERPNTKGDKHGLQDLLLGIRDGRSKGPDVEFDAGASFAVSDLTLVTRRK from the coding sequence ATGACGAAAACCTGCCTCTTGGCGGTTGCTGCCGCGATCACGGCCGGAGTGAGCCTGTTTGGCGGCTCCGCCGAAAATGCGCCCGTCGCAAACCGCTACGCGCTCCTCGTCGGGATCAGCGACTATTCCAAGGGCACGAACCCAAAGGACGGTTGGAGGAGCCTCAACACGGGTCCCGATCTGGTCCACCTAAGGCGCGTTCTGGAGGAGAGCTATGGGTTTCAAAACCTCCTGGTCCTCGAGAATTCGCAGGCGACTCAGGAGGAAATCAAGAAAGCGTTCCGGTCCCAACTGATCGAGAACGCGAAGAAGGCGGCTCCAGGCTCATCTTTTGTGTTCTATTACACCGGCCACGGGCACCAGGTCTGGAACCAGAAAGATGGAGAGCCGGGCCGTGACGCGGAGCCCGACGACAAGGATGAGTGCTTGGTGACCTGGGTGTCCGCTGCAGGTCAGAGCAAACCCGATGCCGAGCGCCTGAACGAGATGTACCTTCGCGACGACGATCTGAACGCGCTGCTTCGCGAACTCTCCGCCGCCACCGGTGGCAAAAGCAGCATCACTGTAATTCTGGACAGCTGTCATTCGGGCACGGGTGCCAAGGGATTCGCCGAGCAGAAGGGCAGAGCGTGGAGCGACGCATTCGATCCCCCAAGGCCACCGGAACTCGGTGCCGATCCTTCGGCCCACGGTCCCTTGGCCACGCCTCAAGGGTCGCAAGACGGCGAACAAAGCGGATGGAGCACGGAAGAGGGCCTCCCGAAAGGAGTCGTGTTCGTTTCCGGCTGTGAGAGCGGCCAGTTCTCCTACATGATGGACGACAAGGCTGAAGGCAGCGTCATGACCTACTTCCTCTGCCAAGCCCTTACGGAAGCGGCGATTCCGACTGCCGCAGCGTCAAATGCCCCGGCCTTGGACGAGGTGACTTACCGTTCGATCCACGAGTGGGTTCAGCCGAGGGTCACGGGCAAAATGCCTGCGCAATGGCCCCAGGTTGAGGGCCCGATCGACACGCCGATCTTCGGCGACGGGAAGCCCATCGCCTCCCGGCCCTATCTTTTGGCCACTAAGGCCACCGGGACCAACCCGATCACGCTGACGTTCGCATCGGGGAAGCTGCGAGGAGTGACCGAAGGTTCGACCTACACGCTTTTCAAGCCCGGCTCCAACGTTGATGCCCCTGCAAACCGCATCGCTGAAGTAAAGATCATCCCCGGGAGCGTAGGGATGTTCGAGTCCCAGGCTACGGTGGTCCGTTTCACTGGCCCACCACTGGAGGCGGCAAAGATGGTCAGCGCCAGGGCCATGCCCAAAGAAATTGCTCTGCCGTTGCGGCCCCTTGCCGTTTCGCTTGCCAAAAGCGACCCGAGGTTTGAGGCGATTGCCAACCTGCCTTTCGTTCGGGCAGAGACCACGGAAGGCAAAGGCGACGTCGCCTTGGCTTCCGTGGGCGGCAAAAAGGTCTGGCAGCGCTCGACTGGCATGACGCTGCTCGAGGATTCAGCAGATTTGGAAGCCATCACGGCTCGGCTGCTTGCCGAGTGGCGCTGGCAGGAGTTGACCCGGCTCGCATCTGGCCCCAATGCCCCAAGGGTCAAGGTACGGCTGGTGCGGGTGAAGCCGGGAATGCCCAGAGTCGAGACGGGTGAGGTCGTCGGCCCGGATCTCATTCTCCCAAGCAGTGCAGAGCCTGGGGGCGTCGAGACGCTCTTGGAGGGCGATGAAGCCTACGTGGTTTGCGAAAACCGCTCCTTCAAACCCCTTCATGTGGCGTTACTTTACTTGCTCGTCGATGGGAGCATTAGGGTGTATCCGGACCCTGCGCGCGGCGTGTTCGATATCCAGATCGAGGGCGATGGGAAGCCGCGCAGAATCGCATTCCTGCGTAACGCGGGGCACTACTTGACTCCAAACAAGGTGGACCGAGAGGTTTTCAAACTGATCGCGAGTGAGAAGTACATAGACCTCACTGGCGTTGCTTACGAAGCAAGCGAGCGCCCGAACACGAAGGGTGACAAGCACGGACTGCAGGACCTGCTTCTTGGCATCCGTGATGGCCGGTCGAAAGGTCCCGATGTGGAGTTCGATGCGGGAGCAAGCTTTGCCGTCTCGGATTTGACTCTGGTGACGAGGAGAAAATAG
- a CDS encoding caspase family protein, translating to MIRRHVLKIGLAIAALSPLGGSPTAAKQTAHPKPEQELRLLVSDMQIVIALDVSRDGKRVLTGSTDSIVRLWDLESESEVLKLVGHTGQVWSVAFASNKTIAVTACDDGTIRRWSLKTGKEISRITLKGGAGKVISVSPDGKRCLANGLRGTAILWDLETAKELMVLDVPNDAVHSVALSLDGTKALTGSVSGPAHFWDLKTGEELFKLDGHRGLSTVVAFSPNGKLALTGNWDKTALLWDLVAKKIVWRLAAHTQMVTSVSFSDDGTKVLTGCADGTARVWSVATGKEITRFSTNNRGVTCGMFLPGGTQAATGGYDKTVRIWSTQTGAEVKALRGYCEGVSSVAVADGGKQVVTGGTEGYFHLWDFGAGMELPRRGLRGEAIPSIAILPQARQVLAGYARGPSKVWNIDTGEVIRELAVGDRGVVKVAVSPDGTKALTGYWEKSVGLWDLASGKELLKIDGLKSWASAVAFSPDGTKAIVGSLTSAYLIDLTNGAKVQTLDQGRNLVLSCVFFPDGKRVLISGSRGSSVIWDLSTGATSHTLSANPDIVFSSAISPDGALALTGGLDGVLRLWDLESGGLRHQFLGHTGRIDAVAFSNGSNFAVTVSSDNSARLWDLSTGKQICALYSFDDGNWAVIDPEGRFDCSDVQSTKGLHWVYEDQAKGVLEPIDLAQFAPYYQEPGLLRKIWKGEKLGPVPKIEDVLLYPKVEQLKVDKGIVSFSLKDQGGGIGKSRVLVDGMEVKEFGPGAKHTFDLSKVLEGRKDARVSVVTYDAKNFLASRSVEVESTVPKESALSKPAKIVAVVGGIETYSSERLKLNYAEDDAIAVAQTLIALAEGLKAPIKISLLCSDPAAKGLPKDKVTVLAPSKANFEKAFLDAAAAASDPLDLYLVYLSGHATALGTPAKYLYLTQEARGGTPEYFSQNSIQKQQAISSDELVSWMGSRNLRAKKRVIVLDTCAAAAAEGVVVAMRNDDPSQARAISAFQSRTGMHAILGCPSDLFSYEAPAYRHGLLTASLLKAIKSQPLGNDASPDAVLVDRLFQFARDETPRMAARLGSRQSPSVIGGDSFPIGFLNDELRKQIPATDPSPVFVRPTLFNPDEGGDTMKLSDALSEALNEMALATRGPGNVAPFAVFSDRSQLPDAYKIQGSYTVSGDSVTLRISLWQNDKRLEPVLTEIKSIKSEAVRDVLSAVKAWMDHRRAPVLSAAKR from the coding sequence TTGATACGAAGACATGTTCTGAAGATTGGTCTGGCCATTGCCGCGCTGTCGCCGCTCGGTGGCTCGCCGACAGCGGCGAAACAGACTGCACATCCCAAGCCAGAACAGGAACTGCGTCTCCTCGTTTCCGATATGCAGATTGTAATAGCCCTAGACGTGTCCCGGGACGGCAAGCGGGTGTTAACCGGGAGCACAGATTCTATCGTCAGGCTCTGGGACCTTGAATCCGAGAGCGAAGTGCTGAAGCTCGTTGGGCACACAGGCCAGGTGTGGTCGGTTGCCTTCGCATCGAATAAGACAATCGCCGTCACAGCGTGTGATGACGGGACCATCCGCAGATGGAGCTTAAAAACAGGCAAGGAGATCAGTAGGATCACGCTCAAGGGAGGCGCCGGCAAAGTCATCTCAGTGTCGCCGGATGGCAAGCGCTGCTTGGCAAATGGACTTCGCGGGACAGCCATTCTATGGGATCTTGAAACGGCCAAGGAACTAATGGTGCTTGATGTCCCCAATGATGCAGTGCACTCGGTCGCGCTCTCCCTGGATGGCACGAAGGCACTAACAGGCAGCGTTAGCGGTCCAGCCCACTTTTGGGACTTGAAGACTGGAGAGGAGCTCTTCAAACTCGATGGGCACAGGGGCCTATCCACGGTCGTCGCGTTCTCCCCGAACGGAAAACTGGCCCTAACCGGCAATTGGGACAAGACCGCATTGCTATGGGATCTGGTCGCGAAGAAGATCGTCTGGAGGCTCGCAGCACACACTCAGATGGTTACTTCGGTGTCCTTTTCCGATGACGGAACGAAGGTGCTGACAGGTTGTGCGGATGGAACTGCAAGAGTGTGGTCGGTCGCAACGGGCAAGGAGATCACCAGGTTTTCAACCAACAACAGGGGCGTTACCTGCGGGATGTTTTTGCCCGGCGGAACACAAGCTGCTACGGGCGGTTATGACAAGACAGTCCGAATCTGGTCGACCCAGACCGGAGCAGAGGTAAAGGCCTTGAGAGGCTACTGCGAGGGCGTGAGTTCCGTTGCCGTGGCAGATGGCGGCAAGCAAGTCGTAACGGGAGGCACCGAGGGCTACTTCCATCTTTGGGACTTCGGAGCCGGAATGGAACTGCCCAGACGCGGTTTGCGGGGTGAGGCAATCCCATCCATTGCCATTCTTCCCCAGGCCAGGCAAGTTCTTGCCGGCTATGCACGAGGTCCATCCAAGGTCTGGAACATAGACACTGGAGAGGTGATTCGAGAGCTGGCAGTCGGCGATCGCGGTGTCGTCAAGGTTGCTGTGTCACCGGACGGAACCAAGGCACTTACGGGTTATTGGGAAAAGTCCGTGGGCCTATGGGACCTCGCCTCAGGCAAGGAGTTGCTGAAGATCGACGGGCTCAAGTCGTGGGCCAGTGCAGTTGCGTTCTCTCCAGATGGAACGAAGGCCATTGTTGGGAGCCTCACGTCCGCTTACTTGATCGATCTTACGAATGGCGCCAAGGTTCAGACCCTAGATCAAGGCAGAAACCTTGTGCTCTCCTGCGTGTTCTTCCCCGATGGGAAGCGTGTCCTCATTAGTGGAAGCAGGGGAAGCTCTGTGATATGGGACCTCTCGACGGGAGCGACGAGCCATACCTTAAGCGCAAATCCTGACATCGTATTCTCCTCTGCAATCTCTCCCGATGGCGCCTTGGCATTAACAGGTGGACTGGATGGCGTCTTGCGTCTCTGGGATCTGGAGTCGGGGGGGCTGCGGCACCAGTTTCTTGGGCATACAGGACGCATCGATGCAGTTGCTTTCTCTAACGGGAGTAACTTCGCGGTCACCGTCAGTTCCGACAACTCCGCCCGACTCTGGGATCTCAGCACTGGCAAGCAGATCTGTGCTCTGTATTCCTTCGACGATGGCAATTGGGCGGTAATCGACCCTGAGGGCAGATTCGATTGCTCGGACGTTCAAAGCACAAAGGGCCTGCATTGGGTTTATGAAGACCAAGCGAAAGGGGTTCTGGAACCCATAGACTTAGCCCAGTTCGCGCCTTACTATCAAGAGCCCGGCCTGCTTCGGAAGATCTGGAAGGGCGAAAAGCTCGGACCAGTGCCGAAGATCGAGGACGTGTTGCTCTATCCCAAGGTCGAACAACTGAAAGTGGACAAGGGGATCGTGTCCTTCAGCCTAAAGGACCAGGGCGGCGGGATTGGGAAGAGCAGGGTTCTCGTCGATGGAATGGAGGTCAAGGAGTTTGGTCCGGGAGCAAAGCACACGTTCGACCTCTCCAAAGTGCTAGAGGGGAGGAAGGATGCCCGTGTCTCGGTCGTCACCTACGACGCAAAGAATTTCCTAGCCAGCCGTTCGGTCGAGGTGGAGTCCACAGTTCCAAAGGAGTCGGCACTTTCAAAGCCAGCAAAGATCGTCGCCGTGGTCGGAGGAATTGAGACCTATAGCTCGGAGAGACTCAAGCTCAACTACGCCGAGGACGACGCGATCGCCGTTGCGCAAACCCTCATAGCGCTTGCAGAAGGCCTGAAGGCGCCAATTAAGATCTCGCTGTTGTGCTCTGACCCTGCCGCCAAAGGTCTGCCAAAAGACAAAGTCACCGTCCTGGCCCCAAGCAAGGCGAACTTTGAGAAGGCGTTCTTGGATGCCGCAGCTGCGGCATCCGATCCCCTGGACCTGTACCTCGTATACCTTTCGGGCCATGCAACGGCTCTTGGCACCCCAGCGAAGTACTTGTATCTCACCCAGGAGGCACGAGGCGGGACGCCGGAGTATTTCTCCCAAAACTCCATCCAGAAGCAGCAGGCCATCTCAAGCGATGAACTGGTTTCTTGGATGGGGTCACGCAACCTCAGGGCTAAGAAGAGGGTGATCGTTCTGGACACTTGCGCCGCCGCCGCGGCAGAAGGCGTCGTCGTGGCCATGCGAAACGACGATCCCAGTCAAGCGCGAGCGATCAGCGCCTTTCAAAGCCGTACTGGAATGCACGCGATTCTCGGGTGTCCATCGGACCTTTTTAGCTATGAAGCGCCTGCCTATCGCCACGGGCTCCTGACCGCAAGCCTCCTCAAGGCAATTAAGAGCCAACCATTGGGCAACGACGCTTCGCCCGACGCCGTGCTCGTGGACCGTCTCTTTCAGTTTGCGCGGGATGAGACCCCAAGAATGGCTGCTCGGCTTGGCTCACGTCAATCGCCCTCCGTGATCGGCGGCGACAGCTTTCCGATCGGGTTCTTGAATGACGAACTGCGAAAACAGATTCCGGCAACCGACCCTTCGCCTGTGTTCGTTAGGCCGACACTCTTCAACCCGGACGAGGGCGGCGACACGATGAAGCTCTCGGATGCCCTTTCAGAAGCGCTGAACGAGATGGCCCTGGCCACGCGTGGACCAGGCAACGTAGCCCCGTTTGCAGTCTTCAGCGACCGATCCCAATTGCCCGATGCCTACAAGATCCAGGGCTCGTACACCGTTTCTGGAGACAGCGTTACCCTCAGGATTTCCCTGTGGCAAAACGACAAGAGGCTGGAACCCGTGCTGACCGAAATCAAGTCCATCAAGTCCGAGGCAGTTCGGGATGTGTTAAGCGCAGTGAAGGCCTGGATGGACCACCGTCGCGCTCCGGTGCTGAGCGCCGCGAAGCGCTGA
- a CDS encoding RNA polymerase sigma factor, with translation MAIVEATKLPQADVTRVHRMARGDEEATREVMDAHLDPLFCFVRRRIGGSVEDAEEIAQDTLLTACEIGLTYDGSCSVTTWLCSLARLRISDFLSREGRQKRIPKEMLVRIDDDSRNALRLAQDPDANLEQIVDQMDRVKMVQALLDTLTPEQREAMTMRYVEEFSVAEIARIMGRSEKAVERLLERAKEKPRKEMLRWLGEAEFRVLCLSLLAI, from the coding sequence ATGGCAATTGTTGAGGCGACGAAGCTGCCGCAGGCAGACGTGACCCGCGTGCATCGCATGGCACGCGGGGACGAGGAAGCGACGCGGGAGGTGATGGATGCGCACCTCGACCCGCTGTTCTGCTTCGTCCGGCGTCGAATCGGGGGCTCGGTCGAGGACGCGGAAGAGATCGCCCAGGACACGCTGCTGACCGCCTGCGAGATCGGACTCACCTACGACGGCTCGTGCTCGGTGACGACCTGGCTCTGCTCGCTCGCGAGGCTTCGCATCAGCGACTTCCTTTCGCGAGAGGGCCGCCAGAAGCGCATCCCCAAGGAGATGCTTGTGAGGATTGACGACGATTCGAGAAACGCTTTGCGCTTGGCTCAGGACCCGGACGCGAACCTGGAGCAAATCGTAGACCAGATGGACCGCGTCAAGATGGTCCAAGCGCTGCTCGACACGCTGACCCCCGAACAGCGCGAGGCGATGACTATGCGCTACGTGGAGGAGTTCTCCGTCGCCGAGATCGCGCGTATCATGGGCCGCTCGGAAAAGGCTGTCGAGCGCCTTCTCGAGCGCGCCAAGGAGAAACCCCGCAAAGAGATGCTGCGGTGGCTCGGCGAGGCTGAGTTCCGAGTGTTGTGCCTGAGTTTGTTGGCGATATGA